A genomic region of Mesobacillus jeotgali contains the following coding sequences:
- a CDS encoding GNAT family N-acetyltransferase codes for MELWNVYDQYRHMTDRIHKRGEDMKAGDYHLVVHVWIINDDGQFLIQRRQPWKVGFPNMWDCSAAGSAVLGDDSEQAAVREAKEELGIDLDIEKGERLFTVKFSQGFDDIWLVRQNVAIEDLHLQEEEVAEAKWASEAEIRGMVGTGEFIPFNYLDLLFEMATSSITLKKASVDDADELLALQKEVFMPLYKKYNDHETSPVTQTIERFSARFDRGDYYKILFEETLAGSVFVYEKSPGLMRLHIINVLEKYHNKGIAQEAMKRLEIMYPEAEAWELDTILNEERNCYLYEKMGYKRTGDTKVINNDLTIISYLKETNLNKIISL; via the coding sequence ATGGAGTTATGGAATGTTTACGACCAATACAGGCATATGACTGACCGCATACATAAAAGAGGGGAAGATATGAAGGCGGGGGATTATCATCTTGTTGTCCATGTTTGGATCATCAATGATGATGGCCAGTTCCTGATCCAGAGGAGGCAGCCGTGGAAGGTCGGTTTTCCGAACATGTGGGACTGCTCCGCTGCGGGTTCTGCGGTATTAGGAGATGACAGCGAACAAGCAGCCGTCCGGGAGGCAAAAGAAGAGCTCGGAATCGACCTCGATATCGAAAAAGGCGAAAGGTTATTTACTGTGAAATTTTCGCAAGGCTTCGATGATATCTGGCTCGTCAGGCAAAATGTCGCGATTGAGGATTTGCATCTTCAGGAAGAGGAAGTCGCCGAAGCGAAATGGGCGAGTGAAGCAGAAATCAGGGGAATGGTAGGGACAGGTGAGTTCATCCCATTTAACTACTTGGACCTTCTATTTGAAATGGCCACTTCGAGCATCACCCTCAAAAAAGCTTCAGTAGATGATGCTGATGAACTTTTAGCTCTGCAAAAAGAAGTATTCATGCCCTTATATAAAAAATACAATGATCATGAAACTAGCCCGGTAACCCAAACGATAGAGAGGTTCTCCGCAAGGTTCGACCGGGGAGATTATTATAAAATTCTCTTTGAAGAAACACTCGCAGGAAGCGTATTTGTATATGAAAAGTCCCCTGGTTTAATGCGATTGCATATCATCAACGTTTTAGAAAAATACCATAATAAAGGCATTGCCCAGGAAGCCATGAAACGGCTGGAGATCATGTACCCGGAAGCGGAAGCATGGGAGCTTGATACGATCCTGAACGAGGAGCGCAATTGCTACTTGTATGAAAAGATGGGGTATAAACGAACTGGAGATACTAAAGTCATTAACAATGACCTGACGATTATCTCATACTTGAAAGAAACCAATCTGAACAAAATTATTAGTTTATAA
- a CDS encoding AbgT family transporter produces the protein METTNKKGFILRSLDVIERVGNKLPHPVTLFAIFSVMVVLLSAVFSAMGVKVADPMNEGEFLTVKNLLSKEGIAYLFESAVTNFTGFAPLGTVLVTMLGIGIAERTGLISAALRGLVTSVPKQLLTAALVFGGVMSSMAADAGYVVLTPLGAVLFAGLGRHPLAGLAAAFAGVSGGFSANLLLTSLDPLLGGLTKDAAAIFDPAYAENINYAMNYYFMIVSVFLITIVGTLVTDKIVEPRLGTFKGDVKEEVEYLSAVEKKGLWGALISIIITAIGIALLVIPEWGPLRGGEENIINAPFFHSLVPVILILFFVPGFVYGRITKSIKDDKDVADQLSDTMATMGSYIVLAFVAAQFVAYFKESNLGLVLAVNGAELLESTGFKGIPLILAFIVISGFINLFIGSASAKWAIMAPVFVPIMMQIGYTPEFTQLVYRIADSTTNIISPLMPYFAIVIAFAQKYDKKVGIGTLIATMLPYSIALTIAWVAMLIIWMLLGIDIGPGSSIYMPK, from the coding sequence TTGGAAACGACTAATAAAAAAGGTTTTATTTTGCGTTCACTTGATGTGATTGAGCGTGTGGGCAATAAATTGCCTCATCCGGTCACGCTGTTTGCAATTTTCTCCGTGATGGTCGTCTTGCTATCTGCCGTGTTCTCGGCGATGGGTGTAAAAGTGGCAGACCCTATGAACGAAGGGGAATTTTTAACAGTCAAGAACTTGTTAAGCAAGGAAGGGATCGCCTATCTATTTGAAAGTGCTGTCACCAACTTCACTGGCTTTGCTCCGCTGGGAACTGTCCTTGTAACGATGCTGGGGATTGGGATTGCGGAACGTACTGGATTGATTAGTGCTGCATTGCGCGGTCTTGTTACATCCGTTCCTAAGCAATTATTGACTGCTGCCCTAGTATTCGGTGGCGTTATGTCCAGCATGGCAGCTGACGCTGGTTATGTTGTCTTGACACCACTTGGAGCGGTATTGTTCGCAGGTCTTGGAAGACATCCGCTTGCTGGTTTGGCTGCAGCCTTTGCTGGTGTATCCGGCGGATTCAGTGCGAACCTGCTTCTGACTTCATTGGACCCGCTTTTGGGCGGACTTACGAAGGATGCTGCGGCTATTTTTGATCCGGCATATGCTGAAAACATCAACTATGCGATGAACTACTATTTCATGATTGTTTCAGTATTCTTGATCACAATTGTCGGAACATTGGTAACAGATAAAATCGTTGAACCTCGTCTTGGTACATTCAAAGGTGATGTGAAGGAAGAAGTTGAATATTTATCTGCTGTTGAGAAAAAAGGTCTATGGGGTGCTTTGATTTCGATCATCATCACAGCTATCGGTATCGCATTGCTTGTTATTCCTGAATGGGGACCACTTCGCGGTGGGGAAGAGAACATCATCAATGCTCCATTCTTCCACTCACTAGTCCCAGTCATCCTGATCCTTTTCTTCGTACCAGGCTTTGTCTATGGCCGAATCACGAAATCAATCAAGGATGACAAGGATGTGGCAGATCAGCTTTCTGATACTATGGCAACAATGGGTTCATACATCGTGCTTGCGTTCGTTGCCGCTCAATTCGTTGCTTACTTCAAGGAATCGAACCTTGGACTGGTACTGGCTGTAAACGGTGCTGAACTGTTAGAAAGCACAGGCTTCAAAGGAATTCCATTAATCCTGGCGTTCATCGTCATTTCCGGATTCATCAACCTGTTCATCGGCAGTGCATCTGCAAAGTGGGCAATCATGGCGCCGGTATTCGTACCGATCATGATGCAAATCGGATACACACCTGAGTTCACTCAGCTGGTTTATCGGATCGCTGACTCAACAACGAACATCATTTCACCATTAATGCCTTACTTCGCAATCGTCATCGCGTTTGCGCAAAAGTACGACAAGAAGGTTGGTATCGGTACACTGATCGCAACCATGCTTCCGTACTCAATCGCCCTGACAATCGCATGGGTAGCAATGTTGATCATCTGGATGCTGTTAGGTATCGACATCGGTCCTGGTTCATCCATTTATATGCCAAAATAA